The Lactuca sativa cultivar Salinas chromosome 2, Lsat_Salinas_v11, whole genome shotgun sequence genome includes the window AAGACCAACACACACCACTACTACATGTAAATCGGCGCTTGAACCTACGATCGAATTGGAAATCAGTCATTAGACCAGTTCATCTGAAATActagtttttaaaacatttctcTCCATGATAAGGTCTTGAAAATCAAGCCTATATCAAATACTTTGCCAAGCCCCACTAGTCTAGCTTTAGTGACCCTTCTCTTAGCTTTAGTAGATTAGTTAATTATAAGATAAATTCCACTCCTTGATTTTGACTTTTAGACGCTTTAAGTTAACTTTAAAATAGATAAATGGTTTAAGGGACAAATCCTTATTAAAACTTTCCCAAGTGTCACGAATAACTTCATCAAAGCCGACTCAAACCaagagtaaaaaaaaattaaatggagAAGGCCTAATCATAAATATCATTTTTTAGAATGGTCGATCAATGATTAGAAAGTGTTCTATCTAAAGCAATAACGATGAATTCATGAAAAAGTTGTAACTAAGAATATGTATAAATTACTCATCTTGTGCCCACTTCCATTGCTCTGAGTAAACTTAAACCATCCTATAGGAATATCAAACAATTCATTTtctataatataattattattgtgATCTGTTTTAATGTCCCATAAATActaggtaaaattttcatttttcaaacaatccaaaacattcattcattcattttaaAAGTATTCAGAGTGTAAATTTAtcctcaaaacatcagagtaaagtCATAAATAGTTAGTGCGGAAAACTCCAGAGGATGAAATGTGATCAAGCTGGACCATTCCCTTTGggaccagaagtacctgaaacaataaccttaaaactgtaagaacaaagcttagtgagttcttcaAAATACCACATGTCATACATAATATAACAGGTCTATTTCAACCCCAAGTGAATGTTATAGGCCAAATAATAGTCTTAGAATCACTTCCTACCATGGGCCAAATCATGGTCTTTTCATGCAATACCAAAGGCCAAATcatggtcttacatacaagtatTAGGGGCCAAATCCTGGTATTTCATTCATTTTCCAGGGGCAGATCCTGGTCTTTTATATAATTGTCAGGGGCGAGATCATGGACTTCCAtgtaaaagtcacaaagacaaataGCATCCTACATAATATAGTAAGAAAACTCACCTAAACTACTCAACAGAAGCTCAACAACTACCTCAAAAAATTGGTCGAAAAAGTAAACTGTCAAAGTCAACTCAGCAGGTCAAAAAACCATAGCTAACTGTTGACCACGCCATGGCTTCCAAACGACAAAAAAATCAAGATGAGTCTTGCCACTATGTCGTGGGCCTTCCTTGCCCATGTCGTGGGCTTGTAACATTTAAAtatggttcctaatagcttcataatggataaagtttccaacttcatCTATTAAGTCCAAGTTTCCAATCTTGATATCtgaatcaacatgatgtttagatggataaagtttctaactttatccataataatgccACAAAATTTCAAGATATAAACTTTAACACACCAAAATGACCTTAAGTACCAAGATAACTTGCATAGCTTAAAGGGAATGCAAAATATCATAACTTTCGTAGTACATGAGGTCCAAGAAGCATCTAAACAGATCAAAAGATGTTGGAGTCCACTCAACTCCAACATCACcccataaaatggaccaaaagtgccaaaaaaatacaaacaaaaaGATCTAAATAACTAAAGAGCAAGATATGAGCTTTATACTCACAATAGTACATAAAATGGAGTGACTTTGATGGATCTAAAATTGAAACAAGATTCCTTGCAACCAAAAGAACTTTCTTGATATTCAAGCTTCATCAAATCACCACAAAAAGCACCTAAAAGTGGTTCAAGGAGAAAGGAGTAGCTCAAATCATGAAGAGGGAGGCTAGGGATGCTTCAATGATCTCTATGTGTGATGGAGGTTTAGAAAATGCCCTAAAACGTGGAACCTTATCTCTAAATATGTTGACAACCCTAGATAATCATGGGATTGGGCTGCATAGTGACCACATCAGGGTGACCAGATCACCACCTCGTGGTGACCTGCTCAACACTTCGTAGTGATAAGTTTTCACCCATTTTGTTCCAACTTAAaaacatcataacttcttcgttcaaAGTCCATTTTCGGtgatctttatatgcatgcgAAGGTATTGAAAATCCATACACTTCTATCTAATTACATTTGACTTAAACATACCAAAATAAATTCATTGATTCATGCAAGAAGTCTCGAAACATCattttttcccattttaccctttttggctccaaaacacaaatcaaGGGCTTCGATCACTTAACCCACATTATCAACATTGAATAAGGTCTAAAATTTATTCCCTTAGAACCCAAGGCCTTTACATGATCAAATTACGGTCCACAATCTCGAAATAAAAAAACATCCCAAAAACTGTTACATCCATTGTGGTTTGACAAAAAAGTGACACCCTTGTTTCTTCACTACATTTCGTTGCATTAAATCACCAAAAACTAAATAATTTCCCGGGTTCTAATTCATAAAACCACGAATACACGACCACAGAACATGTTTAGCCTAAATACTTTGTGGAGCATATATGTTGACCGCGTACACCTGAAAATCATAATTATGCCATACCTTTCAGTAATAAATTATATGTGCAAACCACTCTCTTCTTTTCAAAGACTGTAAGATCCCAAATACACAATAAACTTCTAGAATGTCCACGGGTAAAGCTAAAAAGTTAACTAAAAATTCTAGTTTTAATTTATCTATTTTACATTATAGTATAGCCTTGTAAGTTTCTTGCACTATCTCACGTTTACTTGCACAAACATCTCCATATTAGATATGTTTATACATGCACAAACCTCGTGAGTCGCATCTACATTGAAATGCATATTATGTTACATCCAGGTCACAAATTAGCATGGCCTCTAGTTTCATGCATCACCTTCTAATGGTTTCATCCCATATTCCAATGCAGACACTAAATTGGGTGGGTGTCTTTCCCGATGTTCCACTTCAAGATATTGCATCTTCCTCAGTGATAACCCCATATCATGGTCATCCAAATTCCAAGGCATCATATATCGGTCCATCATGGAAGCCGAAGCGGAGTACCGAGGGGTGGCAGATGTGGTTGCCAAAACCTACATTGCTTGACTACTAAGGCCACGATTGTATATTGTGACAACATCAATGTCATTTACATATTATCTAATCTCGTTCAACAACAATGCACCAAGCACATGGAGATCGATATCCATTTTATTTGAGATCAAGTTTTTGGGTCATGTTTGCATCTTTCATATGCCTTCCATCTATCGGTACATGGACATCATCATAAATGGTCTCTACCTCGTTGTTTAACGACTACGAATCAAGCTTAAGCATTCAGAAGTATCCTCCCGATAAATTTAGGATAAAATTGTAGGGGATGTTATGTATTTACATTTGTTGTGTGATTCAATGGCGAAGCTAGTGGGGTGGCTTGCTGGTGCTTGGCCTCCTCAACACTTTCAAAATACTAACCCACGTATAATTAACATAAGAGGAATAAAGCTCAATAGCTATAGCTATATCTCCTGCCATCCAATTTATCTGCATCCGTAATTCCAAACATTCTTTGTTTTACCCCGCTTACACCCGAAATTCCAATTAGACATTATTTTACTACAAAgcaatttttagttttatatatatatatatagtaatttaaaattaataatattattaaaattgttaatttggTTTTGAATAATCATACGGCAAATCATAAGATCAAAAACAATTGATTCTtcttttaaaagaaaagaaagacaTTCATGACTTATATTTGTATTCATTTGTGGTATGTActaatttgttatatatttcTTTGAACTTATGATTTTAACATATATAATTTTCGTAAAAATATTTTACATGAATTATCGAATCCGAGTACTACCGAATAATCGATATTCGCGAATCGACCAGGTACAGAGTAGCGAATTCTAAAACCTTGGTCTTGTCTttactaatttaattaaatagatAAGAATCACTATTCATATCTTGAATTAAGCGTTGTTACATTTTGTAAAATAACAAAGCAATAAATCAGCATCCGTAAAGAAATTCTGTTACTATAATTCCCAAATCCCAGCCAgcattattaattattaaattcaTTATGCATGTGCTTTATATATGAAGCCCCGACTTCGTGGAGGGCAGAAGGGTAAAATCAGTTCATAATAGGCGGCGTGCATAGAAGACTCTTCGATCTATCTGTTTTCTGATGTTTTAACTTTTTAAAGGTTGGAATCCAAAAGCAACTTGCTAATGTTATTCTGTCGTTTCCTTATCATATTGTCCTCCATTCAATGTTTCCTCAAAATTTCAAGATACTCTTTTATTAAGTCGTTTAAAAATCTTTTGAATTCAAATCCAAATTGGCTTTTGGTCCAACAACATCTGCCAGGATCTTTCATTGATTAGCAACACCCTTCGCGCCCTTGTATGatataaaagtgaataaaaagtaGACGCAAACATAAGAACGAAGCTCAGAATTAAGTGTTAACAATTCACAGGAAATGGGATTTTTATCGTTGTTTGAGGTGGCATCGATGCCAATACTAGAGGTCTTGTTGCTGACTGCAATAGGAGCAATTATGGCTACCGATTACTTCAATATTCTCTCTAGCGACACTCGAAAGTCACTAAATAAGGTATGTACTTGACTACTTGTTATAATATAAAACATATATGAGTCTTTTATAGATTACTTTGTTTGTGATAGTTAAACACGAAGTCTAAAAAAAAGGAAGCTTTAAATTGTGCAGATTGTTTTCGTGGTGTTTACTCCCTCGCTTATTTTTGCTAGTCTTGCAAAAACAGTCACCCTCGAAGACATTATCTCATGGTACGTAATTAAGAGcttatttcattttgcatgttgaGAATGATGATTATGTATATATATCATGGCGTTTTAAATTATCTTGTAGGTGGTTTATGCCAATAAATATTGGAATAACATTTCTTTGTGGAGGAATATTGGGGTGGATTGCAGCAAAACTAATTAAACCAAAACCACATTTAGAGGGCCTACTCATAGCTATGTGTTCCACAGGTACTTATAActtatatatttctcattttgtttatatatgtatatataacttCATGAAACCAAACTCTTTACTAACTGTGTATATTtttattgatatttttataaacacATGGGGACAAGAAAAATCTCTTTAACTTTGTTATTTTCGCTACCAATTGAAGTGAACAATTTGCATTCATATTGTCATTTTTcctgatttttattttttattgttatcTTCCATGGTAGGAAATCTTGGAAACATGTTATTGATAATTGTCCCTGCAATATGCACGGAGGGTGGCAGCCCTTTTGGAGAACATAGTATCTGTAAATCCAAGGGACTCTCATATTCATCATTCTCAATGGCGGTGAGccgacttttttttttcattaaattttaCCAAAATTGTGACATCATTAATTAGTGGCATCTAATTCAAGATTATGGTGCATGCAGTTGGCTAGTTTATACATTTGGACATACACTTTCCAGTTAATAAAAAGCTCATGTTCAAAGTACATGAAAGAAGTCGAGGAATTACTACAAGAACCCAACAAAGACTTGAATGCAAATGAAAAAACTTCCCTTCTAAATGGAACAAGCCAAGAATATATTGATGTAGTTGTGCCATTATCATACGCGACTAGTGAAGACACACAAATACAACCCGTAAGCCTTTTGTGTTAAACTGACAATATATTGATAATTATGTTGTATGAAATGTTAATTTTAGCGTCCATGGATTTTGTGCAGAGTGTAAAAAAGGATGAGAAGAAAGACGAATCTTTCTCAGGTAAACTAGTGGATATACTCAATGTATTATTGGAAAAACTCATGGCTCCTCCAACTCTTGGTTCTGTAAGTTTCAGAGAATCTGTTTATGAAACATATGTCTACTAGAAACTTGTAATAATCTAATTATATCAATCCTCAGATTGTAGGACTGATATTCGGGGCAACCCCATGGCTGAAAAAGCTTGTGATTGGTGATGATGCTCCATTACGAGTGATCCAAGATTCTGTCACTCTACTTGGGTAATCTTGTTTGTCTTTGGTTGAATTTAGTATCCGTTTAATTAAGAACCTTTTGTTTTGGCTTTTATAATGTATCtaacatttttaatttttttttttataaatccagCGATGCAACGATACCTTGTATCACTCTTATACTAGGAGGAAACCTAATACAAGGTAAACAACCATGAAATTGAAGTTGGTAGCTTCTTAAGCAATTGTATTGTGGTGATGAAAAATCACTTTTTAAAAATTTAAGTAATTTGATTTGATAATGATTACAGGTATGAGGAGGACAAGCATTAGGCCTATTATCATCATCACAATCATTTGTGTACGATTTGTGATTCTTCCCATAGTTGGAATCTTTGTGATCAAGACAGCTTCTGGTTTGGGATTACTTCCTGATGATCCGCTTTTCAGTTTTGTGCTATTGATTCAGTACACAGTGCCACCGGCCATGAATATCAGTAAGCAATTCTTATATGatcttattatatattatatgacACATGAtcaaaatattattaaaataaatgactAAATTTGAATAGGAAATTGAGATTATAAATGATTTGTATGCAAGGTACAATGACACAATTGTTCAATGTGGGACAAGAGGAATGTTCAGTTCTGACAATGTGGAGTTACTTAGCTGCAGCATTTGCACTTACTGCATGGTCGACAGTGTTCATGTGGATCTTGACATCATCATCTTGATTGTTACACatcatttttatagaaaaaaaaaaacatagttaatgtttacatattttttatttttttattaaatttatgtATTATTCAGGCCAAATAGCGCCAAGGAATCGTACCATGTGTATTATGTGGACATTCTTTATAATTTAATACAAAGTTTATTTACTCATGAAATTACAAGATGGATACTCAAAAAAGATCTTTTCATATTAAAAACTAATAAACAATCTTTCTCAAAAGCAATTGACAAGTACAAAACTACGTGTATTCACCATTCCTAGCTAATACAagataaaaatatgtataaaacaaAGAGAGTTTAAATTCTTACACTTCTTAAATAAGATTGAGTTGAAGTTTAGGCCGATTGGGTTGTGGTTCAACAACATCTATGTGGATTTGTATCTGAAGAACACCATAAGTAACTGACCCTTCAATACTATACCTACATACGAAAATCAAATCCAtgaaacctcaaaagtcaaatcaTGTAAAAATAAGTAAGAATTTTGAAATAGTCATTTTAAATAAGACATGGACCAagcgcgcaacaaaaacaaacggtagggaccttctgagttaaaagaataagttagggaccaaacatgcaaattaccccaaatcatcgggatcattcgtgtaatttactctaaattttgggacgttacaagttggtatcagagctttgctTTGAGAGATTCAGTCatactctcgggtatgtctgaactcaaaccaaggatttggtagatttttcataaaataatgttttataaaaagaattttcCAATGAAagaaagaggtgtggtgcatgcaatcaactgagctcaagtaagttatcccaaaatacccatacatgttttatgttatgctttgAATTGTGAATCTGTGAAACGCATGCTAGAtttgggctaaggatctgctcaggattgcatgatagaatacTAGAAGAGATGTCTTTGTATTCCTGTTGTATGGGCTTATAGACTTGCATTCTAGTACTAATCAATCAGTGATAGGATGGCTTTATTAGGTTATGCTTGTTTTTTATTACTCGATGTCTGAATGTTACTTGCtctgtgcttttaggagttccaaTTAACTTCAGCTAACTGGTAAACGAATATGTTCAGTTACATGTTATTAAGACTAGAAAATTTTAGAGGGTTAGATTTTAACTCTATTACGCAGcacttgtctgagtccaaccgttgtagtgtgagaccttttattcgaagaattatctggtgtcaGTTACGTGTAATAGTATTTATGAGCTAGTTAAAGGGTGTTAGGGGATTTCCTTttacagctgatggcggagagtggtgtgGTGATTGCCCTAGGAAAACTAGGAAGAGATTTGGTGTTGGGAGCATTGGTTTCTTATGGATTGTAGTAATTGATAAGGGAAGTAACTTGGAGGATTCGGGTCaaaccttgaggaaagtacggatagatgtggaatgtagtatgggcccgtactactgaaagcataggatccgtacttgattcaAGGGAAGTCACGATGATACCGGGAAGCTTGTAGGTTTTGGGACTCCTcgttatgtatatatgtatgttctgatgatttttatggtctatttttagtatggtggccACACGAGGAGGTTCTGACAGTGGTTCTGGTTTGGGCTCTAGGACCGGACCGTTGGATGGGCCGATGTGGGAGTTCATTTTATCCGAGATCACCCTTAGCATACTTGagtagactcttgtgatctttggaACGACCGAGGAGGGTATTATGGAGGTTCTGGAGGAGCGCTTGGGCACCTTTCGTTCTGAGATGGCGGCATTTATGGGTGCTCGCACGTTGAGTTTCCGTGAGTTTTGGGCATGTGGGGATCTGGAGTTCTTCGAGGAGAAGGACTCAATCGCGAGTAGGCGTTGGTTAGGGGATGTCGCTAATGCCTTCCGCACTAGTAGTTGTCCTGATGGGGAAAAGGTTAgacttgcttcctgtcttctgaaagacagagctcgagattggtgggaggaggttgaaCGCACTGTAGGGATGAGGTGGTTGATTCCATGACATGGGATAAATTT containing:
- the LOC111915993 gene encoding protein PIN-LIKES 7, encoding MGFLSLFEVASMPILEVLLLTAIGAIMATDYFNILSSDTRKSLNKIVFVVFTPSLIFASLAKTVTLEDIISWWFMPINIGITFLCGGILGWIAAKLIKPKPHLEGLLIAMCSTGNLGNMLLIIVPAICTEGGSPFGEHSICKSKGLSYSSFSMALASLYIWTYTFQLIKSSCSKYMKEVEELLQEPNKDLNANEKTSLLNGTSQEYIDVVVPLSYATSEDTQIQPSVKKDEKKDESFSGKLVDILNVLLEKLMAPPTLGSIVGLIFGATPWLKKLVIGDDAPLRVIQDSVTLLGDATIPCITLILGGNLIQGMRRTSIRPIIIITIICVRFVILPIVGIFVIKTASGLGLLPDDPLFSFVLLIQYTVPPAMNISTMTQLFNVGQEECSVLTMWSYLAAAFALTAWSTVFMWILTSSS